In Prunus dulcis chromosome 1, ALMONDv2, whole genome shotgun sequence, the following are encoded in one genomic region:
- the LOC117635891 gene encoding histone acetyltransferase of the MYST family 2-like isoform X2: MGSIGTPPSAENGSANPNPATAACDGDRKPQSVDGYHASSNERTLESDVSKKRKSSILPLEVGTRVMCRWRDSKYHPVKVIERRRTHCGGPNDYEYYVHYTEFNRRLDEWVKLDQLDLDSVEAVVDEKVEDKVTSLKMTRHQKRKIDETHVEGHEELDAASLREHEEFTKVKNIATIELGRYEIETWYFSPFPPEYNDSLKLYFCEFCLNFMKRKEQLQRHMVDGKKNKVYGQNLCYLAKLFLDHKTLYYDVDLFLFYILCECDDRGCHMVGYFSKEKHSEESYNLACILTLPPYQRKGYGKFLIAFSYELSKKEGKVGTPERPLSDLGLLSYRGYWTRVLLDILKKHKGNISIKELSDMTAIKAEDILTTLQSLELIQYRKGQHVICADPKVLDRHLKAAGRGGLDVDVSKLIWTPYKDQG, translated from the exons ATGGGTTCGATAGGAACACCGCCGAGTGCAGAGAACGGCTCTGCTAACCCCAACCCCGCCACTGCCGCATGCGACGGTGATAGAAAGCCGCAGTCCGTCGATGGCTACCATGCTTCGTCCAACGAAAGGACGCTGGAGTCTGACGTATCGAAGAAGCGAAAGTCGTCGATCCTTCCTCTGGAGGTTGGCACGCGCGTCATGTGTCGTTGGAGGGACTCCAAGTACCACCCCGTCAAGGTCATCGAACGCCGCAGAACGCACTGCGGTGGGCCCAACGACTACGAGTACTACGTCCACTACACTGAGT TCAATAGGAGGCTTGATGAGTGGGTGAAACTTGACCAACTTGATCTTGATTCAGTAGAGGCTGTAGTTGATGAGAAAGTGGAGGATAAG GTTACAAGCTTGAAAATGACTCGCCATCAGAAACGGAAGATTGATGAGACACATGTAGAG GGCCATGAGGAACTTGATGCTGCCAGCTTGCGTGAACATGAAGAATttacaaaagtgaaaaatatagCGACAATAGAACTTGGAAGATACGAAATTGAGACATGGTACTTCTCCCCATTTCCACCAGAATATAATGACTCTTTGAAGCTGTACTTTTGTGAGTTTTGCCTCAATTTCATGAAGCGCAAAGAACAACTTCAAAGGCATATG GTTGATGGCAAAAAGAACAAGGTTTATGGGCAGAATCTTTGTTATTTGGCCAAATTGTTTCTTGATCACAAGACCCTGTATTATGATGTTGACCTCTTTCTGTTTTACATTTTATGTGAATGCGATGATCGAGGATGCCACATGGTTGGATATTTTTCCAAG GAAAAGCATTCGGAGGAATCCTATAATTTGGCATGTATCCTCACCCTTCCTCCATATCAAAGAAAAGGCTATGGCAAATTTTTGATTGCCTTCT CTTATGAACTTTCAAAGAAAGAAGGTAAAGTTGGAACGCCTGAAAGACCCCTCTCTGACCTAGGATTGCTAAGCTACAGAGGATACTGGACTCGGGTGCTTCTAGACATCTTGAAAAAGCACAAGGGAAATATTTCAATCAAG GAGCTAAGTGACATGACAGCCATCAAGGCAGAGGATATATTGACCACCCTTCAGAGTCTAGAATTAATTCAGTACAGGAAAGGGCAGCATGTAATTTGTGCAGACCCCAAGGTCCTGGATCGTCACCTAAAAGCAGCCGGTCGCGGGGGCCTGGATGTTGATGTTAGCAAATTGATCTGGACGCCATATAAAGATCAAGGGTGA
- the LOC117635891 gene encoding histone acetyltransferase of the MYST family 2-like isoform X1, protein MGSIGTPPSAENGSANPNPATAACDGDRKPQSVDGYHASSNERTLESDVSKKRKSSILPLEVGTRVMCRWRDSKYHPVKVIERRRTHCGGPNDYEYYVHYTEFNRRLDEWVKLDQLDLDSVEAVVDEKVEDKVTSLKMTRHQKRKIDETHVEGHEELDAASLREHEEFTKVKNIATIELGRYEIETWYFSPFPPEYNDSLKLYFCEFCLNFMKRKEQLQRHMRKCDLKHPPGDEIYRSGTLSMFEVDGKKNKVYGQNLCYLAKLFLDHKTLYYDVDLFLFYILCECDDRGCHMVGYFSKEKHSEESYNLACILTLPPYQRKGYGKFLIAFSYELSKKEGKVGTPERPLSDLGLLSYRGYWTRVLLDILKKHKGNISIKELSDMTAIKAEDILTTLQSLELIQYRKGQHVICADPKVLDRHLKAAGRGGLDVDVSKLIWTPYKDQG, encoded by the exons ATGGGTTCGATAGGAACACCGCCGAGTGCAGAGAACGGCTCTGCTAACCCCAACCCCGCCACTGCCGCATGCGACGGTGATAGAAAGCCGCAGTCCGTCGATGGCTACCATGCTTCGTCCAACGAAAGGACGCTGGAGTCTGACGTATCGAAGAAGCGAAAGTCGTCGATCCTTCCTCTGGAGGTTGGCACGCGCGTCATGTGTCGTTGGAGGGACTCCAAGTACCACCCCGTCAAGGTCATCGAACGCCGCAGAACGCACTGCGGTGGGCCCAACGACTACGAGTACTACGTCCACTACACTGAGT TCAATAGGAGGCTTGATGAGTGGGTGAAACTTGACCAACTTGATCTTGATTCAGTAGAGGCTGTAGTTGATGAGAAAGTGGAGGATAAG GTTACAAGCTTGAAAATGACTCGCCATCAGAAACGGAAGATTGATGAGACACATGTAGAG GGCCATGAGGAACTTGATGCTGCCAGCTTGCGTGAACATGAAGAATttacaaaagtgaaaaatatagCGACAATAGAACTTGGAAGATACGAAATTGAGACATGGTACTTCTCCCCATTTCCACCAGAATATAATGACTCTTTGAAGCTGTACTTTTGTGAGTTTTGCCTCAATTTCATGAAGCGCAAAGAACAACTTCAAAGGCATATG AGGAAATGTGATCTCAAGCATCCCCCTGGTGATGAGATATACCGAAGTGGTACACTTTCTATGTTTGAG GTTGATGGCAAAAAGAACAAGGTTTATGGGCAGAATCTTTGTTATTTGGCCAAATTGTTTCTTGATCACAAGACCCTGTATTATGATGTTGACCTCTTTCTGTTTTACATTTTATGTGAATGCGATGATCGAGGATGCCACATGGTTGGATATTTTTCCAAG GAAAAGCATTCGGAGGAATCCTATAATTTGGCATGTATCCTCACCCTTCCTCCATATCAAAGAAAAGGCTATGGCAAATTTTTGATTGCCTTCT CTTATGAACTTTCAAAGAAAGAAGGTAAAGTTGGAACGCCTGAAAGACCCCTCTCTGACCTAGGATTGCTAAGCTACAGAGGATACTGGACTCGGGTGCTTCTAGACATCTTGAAAAAGCACAAGGGAAATATTTCAATCAAG GAGCTAAGTGACATGACAGCCATCAAGGCAGAGGATATATTGACCACCCTTCAGAGTCTAGAATTAATTCAGTACAGGAAAGGGCAGCATGTAATTTGTGCAGACCCCAAGGTCCTGGATCGTCACCTAAAAGCAGCCGGTCGCGGGGGCCTGGATGTTGATGTTAGCAAATTGATCTGGACGCCATATAAAGATCAAGGGTGA